One window of the Sander lucioperca isolate FBNREF2018 chromosome 5, SLUC_FBN_1.2, whole genome shotgun sequence genome contains the following:
- the gal3st2 gene encoding galactose-3-O-sulfotransferase 2 produces MLSPPRRWIRDQCPSAVTSCVRRGVCSRRHSLWILLILLVVCIAIQTFVAHQARNDKLTGLPHLRLTVNEQHLFSTAQNVWEIAHSESSQAVKTDLSSLQTDRTADHRHHQNEGYQKQSAYIQSRHVDNLATGSQMEARKVSPVTLLLPKHVTSLGLPGSLALDSTRKGLTADTPTPSSLLKAHINSVHTKSTCHPKSNIFFLKTHKTASSTILNILYRYGESRNLTFALPLNKHSQLFYPFFFASHFVEGVSSRSVREFHIMCNHMRFTKSEVAKVMPEDTFYFSILRHPVAMMESIFIYYKSIPAFHKTRSLDSFLDSSWRNYNSSVKNNHYAHNILAFDFGFDNNAAADTEDLEERASMAIAAIERDFHLILISEYFDESMILLKHALCWSLEDVVSFKLNSRSEQTRHPLLPNTAEKIKRWNALDWRIYLHFNTTFWHKVDSLVGQEQMKREVSQLRELQAKLANSCLKDGGAVDPSQIKDAGLKPFQYGAAVIQGYNLNPHIDRQTKIKCQRLITPELQYTDRLYTQQFPELAAKHRQETRMVAPQRQRTDRTGMMGMAWAREAHHRQIIRSKFSNLKNQKASTSALLTHTEANNKTSML; encoded by the exons GTGTGTGAGGAGAGGGGTGTGCAGCAGGCGTCACTCTCTGTGGATACTGCTAATCCTGCTCGTGGTCTGTATTGCCATTCAGACGTTTGTCGCCCACCAGGCCAG GAATGACAAGCTGACAGGACTCCCACATCTGAGATTGACTGTCAACGAACAGCACCTGTTTTCTACTGCCCAAAATGTCTGGGAAATCGCCCATTCTGAGTCTTCACAGGCAGTAAAGACAGACCTGAGTtcactacagacagacagaactgcagatcatcgtcatcatcaaaATGAAGGATATCAAAAGCAATCGGCTTATATCCAATCAAGACACGTGGATAACCTTGCTACAGGCTCTCAGATGGAGGCAAGAAAAGTTTCACCTGTGACGCTGCTTCTACCTAAACATGTAACAAGCCTTGGACTTCCAGGTTCTTTGGCCCTAGACAGTACTAGAAAAGGTTTAACTGCAGACACTCCCACTCCATCAAGTTTATTAAAGGCTCACATCAACAGTGTTCATACGAAATCAACCTGCCACCCAAAGtctaacattttttttctcaagacACACAAAACAGCAAGCAGTACCATCTTAAATATCCTCTATCGCTATGGTGAAAGCAGGAACTTGACCTTTGCCCTACCTCTGAACAAACACAGCCAGTTGTTTTACCCATTCTTCTTTGCTTCACATTTTGTGGAAGGTGTCAGCAGCCGAAGTGTAAGGGAGTTCCACATCATGTGCAACCACATGAGGTTTACAAAATCTGAG GTGGCAAAAGTGATGCCTGAGGATACCTTCTACTTTTCCATCTTGAGGCATCCTGTGGCCATGATGGAGTCCATCTTTATCTACTACAAGAGCATCCCAGCCTTCCACAAGACTCGCAGCCTGGACAGCTTTTTAGACAGCAGCTGGAGAAACTACAACTCATCAGTGAAAAACAACCACTACGCTCATAATATCCTGGCTTTCGACTTTGGCTTTGACAACAATGCTGCAGCTGATACTGAAGACCTGGAGGAGAGAGCCAGCATGGCTATTGCAGCCATTGAGCGGGACTTCCACCTTATTCTTATTTCTGAATACTTTGATGAGTCCATGATCTTGCTCAAGCATGCCCTCTGCTGGTCCCTGGAAGATGTGGTTTCCTTTAAGCTCAACAGTCGCAGTGAACAAACTCGTCACCCACTTTTACCAAACACTGCAGAGAAAATCAAGAGGTGGAATGCTTTGGACTGGAGGATCTACCTGCACTTTAACACCACCTTCTGGCACAAGGTGGATAGTCTCGTTGGGCAAGAGCAGATGAAGAGGGAAGTTTCTCAGTTGAGAGAGCTACAGGCCAAGCTAGCAAACAGCTGCCTGAAAGATGGCGGGGCAGTCGATCCGTCCCAGATTAAAGACGCCGGGCTAAAGCCGTTCCAGTATGGAGCAGCTGTAATTCAGGGCTATAACCTAAAcccacacatagacagacaaaccaaaataaaatgtcaaagacTTATAACTCCAGAATTGCAGTACACAGACCGTCTATACACCCAGCAGTTCCCAGAGCTAGCTGCTAAGCATAGACAAGAAACAAGGATGGTTGCTCCACAACGTCAACGCACAGACAGAACTGGTATGATGGGAATGGCCTGGGCAAGGGAAGCCCATCACAGACAAATTATAAGAAGCAAATTCTCAAATCTAAAGAACCAAAAGGCCTCCACAAGTGCCCTCTTAACACACACAGAAGCTAACAACAAAACAAGTATGCTATGA